The following proteins are co-located in the Megalops cyprinoides isolate fMegCyp1 chromosome 15, fMegCyp1.pri, whole genome shotgun sequence genome:
- the LOC118789616 gene encoding REST corepressor 3-like isoform X2: MPATMERGAEYLGKGRSNGTKSPSNAWNGHFSDDSGSDNEHDVGMRVGSEYQASIPEYGAGASEYSDEDSRSLLVWSPLHTIVDTKLDEYIAIAKEKHGYNVEQALGMLLWHKHNIEKSLADLPNFTPFPDEWTMEDKVLFEQAFGFHGKSFQRIQQMLPDKPVSSLVKYYYSWKMTRSRTSLMDRQARKLASRYNLDESDEDMEEAIPLEAKDGDYNPTKETKKERNSEPPVQTTKIGLGRREYQTLQHRHHSQRSKCRPPKGMFLNQEDVAALSCSASASNTVLRHLDMELVSLKRQVQNAKQANSGLKRGIEAGIDDLRLPECNQKINARWTTDEQLLAVQGVRKYGKDFQAIADVIGSKTAGQDQMTPTSGALAPSEATAVQFPASGLASLSQPPPLLRPSLPTTPALHRQPPPLQQQARFLQPRPTPYQPPPPLVRPSNPTPPRLTPLPAAPFPSGQRPPTLIGTKGTTPSSTSLL; the protein is encoded by the exons aTGCCAGCAACGATGGAGAGGGGGGCGGAGTATTTAGGCAAAGGACGTTCAAACGGGACGAAGAGCCCCTCGAACGCCTGGAATGGACATTTTTCCGATGACAGTGGCAGCGACAACGAGCATG ATGTTGGAATGCGTGTGGGTTCGGAATATCAAGCTAGTATTCCAGAATATGGAGCCG GTGCTTCAGAGTACAGCGATGAAGACAGCAGAAGCTTGCTGGTTTGGTCTCCCTTGCATACCATTGTTGACACAAAAT TAGATGAATACATTGCCATCGCAAAAGAAAAGCATGGATACAACGTTGAGCAG gCACTGGGCATGCTCCTCTGGCACAAGCACAACATCGAGAAGTCGCTGGCTGACCTGCCCAACTTCACCCCTTTTCCTGACGAGTGGACCATGGAGGACAAGGTCCTGTTCGAGCAGGCCTTCGGCTTCCATGGAAAAAGCTTTCAGAGGATTCAGCAAATG CTACCAGACAAACCAGTTTCAAGTCTTGTGAAATACTACTATTCTTGGAAAATGACACGCTCCAGGACAAGTCTTATGGACCGCCAAGCAAGAAAACTGGCCAGTCGATATAATCTGGATGAAAG TGATGAAGATATGGAAGAAGCCATTCCACTTGAAGCAAAGGATGGTGATTACAATCCAACCAAAGAAACTAAAAAGGAG AGGAACTCAGAACCACCAGTGCAGACCACTAAAATTGGTTTGGGCAGACGGGAGTACCAGACCCTGCAGCATCGCCACCACTCCCAGCGCTCAAAGTGCCGCCCCCCGAAAGGCATGTTCCTCAATCAGGAGGACGTGGCGGCCCTCTCCTGCAGCGCCAGCGCATCCAACACTGTGCTTAGGCACCTGGACATGGAGCTGGTGTCGCTAAAGAGACAG gttcaaaatgcaaaacaagctAACAGTGGTCTGAAACGCGGGATAGAAGCAGGTATAGATGACTTGAGGCTGCCAGAG TGCAACCAGAAAATTAACGCCCGCTGGACCACAGACGAGCAGCTTCTTGCAGTTCAAG GTGTGCGGAAGTATGGGAAAGATTTCCAAGCTATTGCCGATGTTATCGGTAGTAAGACCGCGGGTCAG GACCAGATGACTCCCACATCAGGCGCACTCGCCCCCTCTGAGGCCACGGCAGTGCAGTTCCCCGCAAGCGGCCTGGCCTCTCTGAGCCAGCCGCCCCCTCTGCTGCGGCCGTCCCTCCCCACCACGCCCGCTCTCCACAGGCAGCCCCCGCCACTCCAGCAGCAGGCTCGGTTCCTGCAGCCACGGCCTACTCCTTACCAGCCCCCGCCACCCCTCGTCCGCCCCAGCAACCCCACGCCACCCCGCCTCACCCCCCTCCCGGCTGCGCCCTTCCCCAGCGGCCAGCGGCCCCCGACACTGATCGGCACCAAGGGCACAACCCCCTCATCTACATCACTGCTCTGA
- the LOC118789616 gene encoding REST corepressor 3-like isoform X1 gives MPATMERGAEYLGKGRSNGTKSPSNAWNGHFSDDSGSDNEHDVGMRVGSEYQASIPEYGAGASEYSDEDSRSLLVWSPLHTIVDTKLDEYIAIAKEKHGYNVEQALGMLLWHKHNIEKSLADLPNFTPFPDEWTMEDKVLFEQAFGFHGKSFQRIQQMLPDKPVSSLVKYYYSWKMTRSRTSLMDRQARKLASRYNLDESDEDMEEAIPLEAKDGDYNPTKETKKERNSEPPVQTTKIGLGRREYQTLQHRHHSQRSKCRPPKGMFLNQEDVAALSCSASASNTVLRHLDMELVSLKRQVQNAKQANSGLKRGIEAGIDDLRLPECNQKINARWTTDEQLLAVQGVRKYGKDFQAIADVIGSKTAGQVKNFFVSYRHRFNLEEVLQEWAAEQGTGAAGGDAAPSGEEGKDSCNTPSGRSTEEEEEDEDQMTPTSGALAPSEATAVQFPASGLASLSQPPPLLRPSLPTTPALHRQPPPLQQQARFLQPRPTPYQPPPPLVRPSNPTPPRLTPLPAAPFPSGQRPPTLIGTKGTTPSSTSLL, from the exons aTGCCAGCAACGATGGAGAGGGGGGCGGAGTATTTAGGCAAAGGACGTTCAAACGGGACGAAGAGCCCCTCGAACGCCTGGAATGGACATTTTTCCGATGACAGTGGCAGCGACAACGAGCATG ATGTTGGAATGCGTGTGGGTTCGGAATATCAAGCTAGTATTCCAGAATATGGAGCCG GTGCTTCAGAGTACAGCGATGAAGACAGCAGAAGCTTGCTGGTTTGGTCTCCCTTGCATACCATTGTTGACACAAAAT TAGATGAATACATTGCCATCGCAAAAGAAAAGCATGGATACAACGTTGAGCAG gCACTGGGCATGCTCCTCTGGCACAAGCACAACATCGAGAAGTCGCTGGCTGACCTGCCCAACTTCACCCCTTTTCCTGACGAGTGGACCATGGAGGACAAGGTCCTGTTCGAGCAGGCCTTCGGCTTCCATGGAAAAAGCTTTCAGAGGATTCAGCAAATG CTACCAGACAAACCAGTTTCAAGTCTTGTGAAATACTACTATTCTTGGAAAATGACACGCTCCAGGACAAGTCTTATGGACCGCCAAGCAAGAAAACTGGCCAGTCGATATAATCTGGATGAAAG TGATGAAGATATGGAAGAAGCCATTCCACTTGAAGCAAAGGATGGTGATTACAATCCAACCAAAGAAACTAAAAAGGAG AGGAACTCAGAACCACCAGTGCAGACCACTAAAATTGGTTTGGGCAGACGGGAGTACCAGACCCTGCAGCATCGCCACCACTCCCAGCGCTCAAAGTGCCGCCCCCCGAAAGGCATGTTCCTCAATCAGGAGGACGTGGCGGCCCTCTCCTGCAGCGCCAGCGCATCCAACACTGTGCTTAGGCACCTGGACATGGAGCTGGTGTCGCTAAAGAGACAG gttcaaaatgcaaaacaagctAACAGTGGTCTGAAACGCGGGATAGAAGCAGGTATAGATGACTTGAGGCTGCCAGAG TGCAACCAGAAAATTAACGCCCGCTGGACCACAGACGAGCAGCTTCTTGCAGTTCAAG GTGTGCGGAAGTATGGGAAAGATTTCCAAGCTATTGCCGATGTTATCGGTAGTAAGACCGCGGGTCAGGTAAAGAACTTCTTTGTGAGCTACCGGCATCGCTTTAACttggaggaggtgctgcaggagtGGGCGGCGGAGCAGGGGACAGGAGCAGCCGGCGGTGACGCTGCCCCctcaggggaggaggggaaggacagCTGCAACACTCCGTCAGGGAGGAGtaccgaggaggaggaggaggatgag GACCAGATGACTCCCACATCAGGCGCACTCGCCCCCTCTGAGGCCACGGCAGTGCAGTTCCCCGCAAGCGGCCTGGCCTCTCTGAGCCAGCCGCCCCCTCTGCTGCGGCCGTCCCTCCCCACCACGCCCGCTCTCCACAGGCAGCCCCCGCCACTCCAGCAGCAGGCTCGGTTCCTGCAGCCACGGCCTACTCCTTACCAGCCCCCGCCACCCCTCGTCCGCCCCAGCAACCCCACGCCACCCCGCCTCACCCCCCTCCCGGCTGCGCCCTTCCCCAGCGGCCAGCGGCCCCCGACACTGATCGGCACCAAGGGCACAACCCCCTCATCTACATCACTGCTCTGA
- the LOC118789650 gene encoding creatine kinase M-type-like, with the protein MPRKRYPEPRMWKIKPPIEYPMEVKYRPILESLVPLDPMSLIRLKRGTPEEEFPSLDRNYTVMGRILTLNMYKRQYNRATDSGVIFSDVIQPGLEDPGQLSGPVSVGCLAGDAQCYILFCDFFDRIIEAYHGYKMTSNQESDFNYDNLKGGDDFDREHVLGCEVRVSRCVEDFSFPVHCCRGERRQLLSLAKKALGQVEEELPGQLHSMEELTEDKLGEALTMETATDLRRRTGVSRDWPDARAVWISKDGNLAVWINIDDHLQLVSARTDSNIKKAFESACVHLQKLEVQYRKLRHSFIWKQHLGWVVSSPAEVGTGLKASVQLKLRHLAQHKRLQNILERLRLCMDFTGSSEVYKVSNAHTIGFTEVELIQLLVDGVKLLIVMDRTLEDPEGSIDHLVPAQK; encoded by the exons ATGCCAAGAAAGCGGTATCCTGAGCCCAGGATGTGGAAGATAAAGC CTCCGATTGAATACCCTATGGAAGTGAAGTACAGGCCTATTCtggag AGTCTGGTTCCCCTGGACCCGATGTCTCTGATCAGACTGAAGAGGGGGACACCTGAGGAGGAGTTTCCTAGTCTGGATAGGAACTACACCGTGATGGGCCGCATCCTCACCCTCAACATGTACAAGCGGCAGTACAACAGGGCCACAGACAGCGGCGTCATCTTCAGTGATGTCATACAGCCTGGTCTTGAGGACCCAG GCCAGCTGTCGGgtcctgtgtctgtgggctgtctGGCAGGAGACGCCCAGTGCTACATCCTCTTCTGTGACTTCTTTGACCGCATCATAGAGGCCTACCATGGCTACAAGATGACCAGCAACCAGGAGAGTGACTTCAACTATGACAACCTAAAG GGTGGGGACGACTTTGACAGGGAGCATGTGCTGGGCTGTGAGGTGCGCGTGAGCCGCTGCGTAGAAGACTTCTCTTTCCCTGTGCATTGCTGCAGAGGAGAGCGCAGGCAGCTCCTCTCCCTGGCCAAGAAAG CCCTGGGCCAGGTGGAAGAAGAGCTTCCAGGACAACTGCACTCCATGGAAGAGCTGACTGAGGACAAGCTGGGAGAGGCACTGACCATGGAGACTGCCACTGACCTGAGGAGAAGGACTGGAGTGTCCAGGGACTGGCCTGATGCCCGGGCTGTATG GATCAGCAAAGACGGAAACCTGGCGGTGTGGATTAACATTGATGACCACCTTCAGCTGGTATCGGCGCGGACAGACTCCAACATTAAGAAGGCCTTTGAATCTGCCTGCGTCCACCTGCAAAAG CTGGAGGTGCAGTACAGGAAACTGAGGCACTCCTTCATATGGAAGCAGCACCTGGGCTGGGTGGTGAGCTCCCCCGCTGAGGTGGGAACAGGACTGAAGGCCAGCGTCCAGCTCAAGCTGAGGCACTTGGCCCAGCACAAGAGACTGCAAAACATCCTGGAGAGACTGCGCCTCTGCATGGATTTTACTG GATCCAGTGAGGTGTATAAGGTTTCCAACGCACACACCATTGGATTCACCGAGGTGGAGCTGATTCAGCTGCTGGTGGATGGTGTGAAGCTGCTAATTGTGATGGACAGGACACTGGAGGACCCTGAGGGGAGCATTGATCACCTGGTCCCTGCACAGAAGTGA